The nucleotide window CCGTTTGGGCTCACGCCTGCCTGTTGCACGTGCCGCGGGACGAGCTGGCCGACGTCCTGAAGCTGATCTGGCGGGCGCTGAAGCCTGGCGGACTGTTCTATGCCAGCTACAAGTCCGGCGACAGCGAGGGGCGGGACAAGCTCGCGCGCTACTACAATTACCCGTCCGAGGAGTGGCTTCGTGGGCGTTATGCGGAAGCTGGCACTTGGGCATCGGTCGCGGTCGAGACCAGCGAAGGCAAGGGGTTCGACCAGGAACTTGCTCGGTTCCTTCATGTAACGGTACGGAAGCCGGAGTGACTGCTTACCGTCACTGAGTTCCCAGGCGACTGTGCAAAGTGAGACACCGTGTTGCTGTTGCGTCTCACCAAGTCGGCTGCTGTTCAGTTAGCGTACGGTTAGTACCCGGGCCGCAACATATGCGATTAGTTTGCAGTGATAATTGAGTGAGTTGTGCCGGGCGTCCTTGCCAGCGCCCGGCGACCTGAGCCAAGCTCTTAAGCGGGAGGCCGAAGGCAGGATCGCCTTCGGTTGCGAGAGCAGGCGAGGGCGGCAATGGCGAGTGTGCAACCGGCGGCGCGGCCGTCGAAGCGGTTCCAGATCGAACTGATCAAACCGTCGCATTACGATGACGACGGCTACGTCATTCAGTGGTTCAGGTCCTTCATACCCTCAAACTCACTGGCGGTGGTTTACAGCCTGGTGGAGGACGCCCGGCAGCGCCGAGCGTTGGGCGACGTTGAGATCGACATTACCGCTGCCGACGAGATCAATACCCGGACGCGCATTCCGCAGATCATCGAGCGGTTCCGGGCCCAAGACTTCTTCGGGCTGGTGTTCATCGTCGGGGTGCAGTCCAATCAGTTCCCGCGCGCGATGGACATCGCCCGTCCGCTGCGGGCTGCCGGCGTGCCGGTGGCGATCGGCGGCTTCCACGTCTCCGGCTGCATCGCTATGCTCCCCGGGATCCAGCCCGATCTGCAGCAGGCGCTCGATCTCGGCGTCACGTTGTACGCCGGCGAGCTCGAAGGCCGCTGCGACGAGCTGCTGCGCGACGCTGCCGGCGGCGCGCTGAAGCCGCTGTACAACTACCTGAACGACCTGCCGTGCCTGGAAGGCGCGCCGACGCCGGTGCTGCCGCGCAAATTCCTCAAGGGCACGTTCAGCCTGCAGACCTCGTTCGATGCCGGCCGCGGCTGTCCGTATCAGTGCTCGTTCTGCACCATCATCAACGTCCAGGGCCGCAAATCGCGCGGCCGCAGCGCCGACGATATCGAGCGCTTGGTGCGCGCCAACATGGCGCAGGGCGTCAACTGGTTCTTCATGACCGACGACAACTTCGCCCGCAACAAGGACTGGGAGGTGATCCTCGACCGGCTCGCCGCGCTGCGCCGCGAATTTGGCGCGACCGAGCAGAAGGACATCAAGCTGGTGATCCAGGTCGACACGTTGTGCCACAAGATCGACGGCTTCATCGAAAAGGCGCGGGCGGCCGGCGTTGTCCGGACGTTCCTTGGTCTCGAAAGTATCAACCCGCAGAATCTCGCCTCGGCCAAGAAACGCCAGAACAAGATCACCGAATATCGCCAGATGCTGCTGGCCTGGAAAAAGGCCGGGGTGATCACTTATGCGGGCTACATTCTCGGTTTCCCGCACGACACCCCGGAGAGCATCGCCGAGGACATCGCGATCATCCAGAAGGAGCTGCCGCTCGACATCCTGGAGTTCTTCTGCCTGACGCCGTTGCCGGGCTCCGAGGATCACCAGCGCCTGTTCAAGCAGGGCGTGGCGATGGACAGCGATCTCAACCGGTTCGATATCGAGCACGTGGTCACGCCGCACCCGAAAATGAGCCGGCAGGAGTGGCAGCGCGCGTATCTCAAGGCTTGGGAGTTGTACTATTCGGCCGAGCACATCGAACGGATGATGCGCCGCGCCGCGGCGACCGGTGTCGGCGTGTCGCGGTTGGCGTCGATGATCTTCCTGTTCTCGTCGATGGTGCGGATCGAGAAGGTGCACCCGCTGCAGGGTGGCATCATCCGGCTGAAATATCGGCTGGACCGCCGCCCGTCGCTGCCGGTCGAGCCGGCGCTGGTGTTCTATCCGAAGCTGATCGCCGAGGGCGCGCGCAAGCTGGTGCAGAACGTCCGGCACTGGTTCTGGATCGACGGGCTGCGCCGCAAGATTCGCAACGACCCGAACCGGCTGAGCTACACCGACACCGCGATCACCCCGGTCGGCGACCACGAGGTCGAAGAGCTGGAGCTGTTCACCCACACCCAGGCCGCCCAGGACGCGGTGGAGCACATCCGCAAGATCAACCAGCTCACCCACGCCAAGTCGGTGGCGTAGTCGGCCGCTGCTTGTTCTCGTCATTCCGGGGCGCGCGCCAGCGCGAACCCGGAATCTCGCGGTGATCGCCAAGGAAGATGCCGCAAGGTGCGCGGCGGCGCCGTGCACAAGCACGTCGAGATTCCGGGTTCACGCGCTGCGCTCGCGCCCCGGAATGATTCCGAGCACCTTTCGGATCTGTTCTCAAGTTTCCGCCGTCATGCTTAAATCGCTCCGTTCCATTCAAACGGCTTTGGAGGCGGAATGACGGTGGCTCCTGTGCTGGTGATCCTCAGCGCGGCGACGGCGTTGGGGTTGTATCTCGGGCTGCTCTATCTGCGCGGCGAGCGGAAGCAGGGGCTGGTGGCGCTGCATCTGTTGCTCGGCTTCGCGGGACTGGAAACTTTGGTGATGCTGCTGCATGGCACCCCCGACGGAACCCCGGCGGCCGGCAGTATCAGCTTCGGAAAAGTCGCAGTGGGTTTGTTCGCGGTCTCGGCATTTTCAGGCTTCATCGCGGCGTTGGCGCGGCGGTCGCCGGTTGCCGCCAATGTGCTCCTCGGCACCCACATCACGGTCGGGCTCGCCGGCTTCGCGCTGCTGCTGGCCTGGGTGTCGGGGACGTAGCGCACACGCATTGGCCGCCGGTGTCGGCCTCAGCGGGCGGCGGAGAGAACTTCGTCGTCGTCCGTCGGCACAGGTGCGGACTTCAATTGCGCCTCCTGTTCGATCAGCCGCAGCGTCTGCGCCAGATGGCGCTCGGTGGTCGCAACCACGCCGTCGCGATCGCGACCTCGATACAGCGCCAGCAGTTCGGCGTGGTCGCGATTGTTCATGTCGCGGATGTCGGGATCGGCGAACAGCGACAGCACCACGTAAGGCGAGGCGGCGTGGGCCAGATTGTAGACCACGCCGCCGAGCCGGCCGCTGGTGGTGTTGCCGGTCAGGGCGGCATGAAACTCCTCGTTGAGGCCGGCCCAGCTCTGCGCCGACACCTTGCCGCACATCTTGCGATAGCAGACCTCGGCGCGGGCCAGATCGTCTTCGGTGATGCGATCGAAGGTGCGGGCGGCCAACAGTGGCTCCAGCCGGATCCGCATCTGGTAGATTTCCTGGACGTCGTCCAGTGTCAGCCCGCGCACCACGGCGCCGCGCCTTGCGTCGAGCGAGATCAGCCCTTCGGACAGCAAGTCCCGAAACGCTTCCCGCACCGGCGTGGTGCTGACCTCGAGCTGGCGCGCGATCTCCTCCTGGCGCAGCCGAGTTCCGGCCGGGTAGCGCCCTTGCAGAATCTTGGTCCGCAGATCGAGCAGGACATGCTGGCGGACCGTCGTTGGCTGTCCGCGTCTCCGCATCGTTCACTCCCCTGATTGCCTTCGGCTCGTCGCGACCGCCCGGCGGCTCGTCCAGGTTGTCGCGCAGCCGCCGTTCGATCCCGCAATATCACAGTTCGGCTCGGGATCGCTGCCGCATCGCTGTGCATTATGCACAATGCATTACAGTCGCCGGCAGACGCCGGCACGCAGCGGCGGCGTTCGAGGCGAGAGCGGGTGACGTCGCGCTAATCGTTGTGGCGCAACGGAAACTGATGCTTCTGCGACTTTGGTTGGGGTGCTGGCATGGCCTTTGCAAAGCATTCGCAAAGGAGCAAATCCATGGCAGAGCCGCAGATCCAACTCAGCGTTCGAGACGTCCGCAAGGTGTTTCCCGGAAAGGGCGGCGCCGTGCCGGTTCTCGACGGTCTGTCCTTCGATATCTACGAGCGCGACTTCGTCAGCATCATCGGGCCGAGCGGGTGCGGCAAGACGACGATCTTCAATGTGATCGCCGGATTGCTCAACGCCGACAGCGGCAGCCTGATCTATCGCGGTGAGCCGGTCAGCAGCCTGCGCGGCCGCATCGGCTACATGATGCAGAAGGACCTGCTGTTTCCCTGGCGGACAGTGCTGGAAAACGTGCTGCTCGGCCTGCGCGTGCGCGGCGTCGCCGACGCCGAAGCGCTCGACACCGCCCGCGAGTATCTGTCGACCTTCGGCCTGTCCGGCTTCGAGAAGGCCTATCCGAAAACACTGTCGGGCGGCATGCGCCAGCGCGTGGCGCTGATCCGGACGCTGATCATGGACCCCGACATTCTGCTGCTCGACGAGCCGTTCTCCGCGCTCGACTACCAGACGCGGCTGTATCTCGAAGGCGTGCTGATGGAGGCGGTCGAGACCTTCCACAAGACCGTCATCCTGATCACCCACGACGTCGACGAGGCCGTGGCCCTGTCCAAGCGCGTGGTGGCGCTGAGCGGGCGGCCGACCCGGGTCAAGAACGTCCACCACATCGATATCGAGCGTGCCGGACCGGTCGAGGCGCGCAGCGATCACCGCTTCTCCGAGTATTTCCACATGCTCTGCGGCGAGCTCGACATTCAAACCCGAAAAGTGAAGTCCCACTGATGAGCAGCGCAACAGACGTCGGATCGCCGTCGGGCGGCAATGCCGCGATTGCCAATCGCGAAAAGATCAGCGCGGCCCAGCGCCTGATCGTGGCGTTCGATACTCACATCGGCCGTACCGTGCTGCAGACGCTGGCCGTTGTGGCGTTTTTCCTGGTGTGGGAGTTCGGCGTCCATATGGGGTGGATTTCCGAATTCCTGGTCGGCAAGCCGTCCGGAATCTGGCTGCGTTTCGAGACTCAGATGCTCGACGGCTCGCTGATCGTCGACAGCGGATACACCTTGTACGAGGCGATCCTCGGTTTCGTCGTCGGCACTATCATCGGATCGATCCTCGGCCTCGCGATGTGGTACTCGGTCTTCGTTGCGCGGATGACCGAACCGTTCATCGTGGCGTTGAACAGCGTGCCGAAGATCGCTCTGGCACCGGTCATTCTGTTGTGGTTCGGCACGGGTCTGTTGTCGAAGGTGGTTCTGGTGGTGTCGATGACGGCGCTGGTGGCGCTGATCGCGGCCTATCAAGCGGCCAAGGACAGCGACAAGGATCTGCAATCGCTGATGATCTCGATGGGCGGCTCCAAGCACCAGATCTTTTACAGCGTGATCATCCCGTCTTCGTTGCCGGCGATCATCGCGACCTTCCGGATCAACATCGGCTTCGCGCTGGTCGGCGCGGTGGTCGGAGAGTTTATCTCCTCCAAGCGTGGCCTCGGCCATCTCGTCTACAACGCATCGAGCCTCTACGACCTCAACTCGGTCTGGGTCGGCCTGTTCGTCCTGATGTTCATGGGCTTCGTGCTCTACCACGGGATCGATGCGCTGGAGCGCTACCTGCTGCCTTGGAAGCAGGACGCCGGACACGTCCGGATTCAGGCCTAGACCCGGCCGCACCAACTACCACCATCCTGTTCACTCAACCTCGGAGCCGAAACCTCATGCGTTCGATCGGAAGACTCGTCGGTGCAGCCACTGTCGTGGCGTCGCTTGTGATCTCGACAGCGGTGCCAACCGCGGCGATGGCCAAGCAGGTCAAGATCTCGCAGGCCTTTCAATCCATGCTCTACCTGCCGTTCTACGTCGCGCTGGACAAGGGCTTCTTCAAGCAGCAGGGCCTCGACGTCGACAAGGAAACCGCAGGCTCGCCGACGACGGCGCTGTCCGCGGTTCTGTCGGGGAGTGCGTCGTTCTCGATCCACGGCCCGGAATGGACCGCGATCGCCAACTCGAAGGGTGCCGACGTCGCCATCATCTGCAACGTCGTGAATGGCGCCGCGGTGTGGGTCGCTGCCACGCCCGACTTCAAGTACGACACGCTGCAGGATCTGAAAGGCCAGAAGGTCGTCGCCGGTCTGATGCCGACCACCAGCACTTCGCTGTTCATGAAGCTGCTGAAGGACAACGGCATGAAGCCGGATTCCGACGTCGATCTACTGCAGGTGCAGATCGGCTCCGAACCGGGCCCGTTCCTCGGCGGTCAGGCCAAGCTCGCGGTGCTGTACGAGCCGGGCCTCGACCAAGTGGTGGCCAAGGGCATGAAGGTGGTGATCGGCTTCCCGAAAGCCTACGGTCCGTATGCGTTCTCGTCGATCACCGCGCGCAAGGGTGTCGATCCCAAGGACGCGCAGGCGGTCGTCAATGCGATGGAGCTGGCGCTGCGCTTCATGAAGAACAATCCGGATGAGACGGTCGCAATCGCCCAGAAGGAATTCCCGACGCTCGATCCTAAGATCGTCGAAGCGGCGGTGCGGCGGATGATGGCGGAGAACGTCTATCCGAGCAGCGTGCAGACCACGCAGCAGGCGTTCGAGACCGCGATGCAGACCCAGATCGCGCTCGGCAATCTGAAGCAGGCTCCGAAGTACGAGGATTTCGTCATCCAGGACTACGTCAAGCCGGCGCTCGCGTTGAAGTAATCAAGACGAAACGCCGGCGGTCCGAGGTGATCGCCGGCGTTGTCTTCCCGTGCCGTGCCGAGGACCATTTCCATCATGTCGTCTCCGTTGGGACTGCTCGCAGTCCACCGCGCGTTCCGTGAAGGAACGCTGAGCCCCGCCGAGTATCTTGCAACCTGCACCCAGCGCGCCGACGAGGTCGAGCCGTGGCTGAAGGCGTTCTGTCATCGTCTGCCGGCCGATCAGCTCGCGGGCGGCGAGGGGCCGCTGGCCGGCATCCCGATCGGCATCAAGGACATCATCGCCACCGCCGGCATCCCGACCACCAACGGATCGCGGGTCTACGCCGATCACGTTCCGGATCAGGACGCGCCGATCGTCGCGCGGATCAAACAGCTTGGCGGTATCGTGTTCGGCAAGACGGTGAGCACCGAGTTCGCCTGGCGCAGCCCCGGGCCGACGGTGAATCCCCACAACCCGCAGCACACGCCCGGCGGCTCGTCGAGCGGCTCGGCTGCCGCGGTGGCGGCCGGCATCGTGCCGATGGCGCTCGGCACCCAGACGGTCGGCTCTGTGGTGCGGCCCGCCGCCTATTGCGGCATCGTGGGCTTCAAGCCGAGCTTCGGCGCGATTGTTCGCGACGGCGTTCACCCATTGGCGCAATCGCTCGATCACGTCGGATTCTTGACCCGATCGGTCGAGGACGCGGCGTTCGCATTTGGCTTGCTGGCCGACGGCGCCGACGCCGGGGCGGCAGCCCAAGCCGTCGAGGGAGACGTCCTTCCGGCCGCCTCGTCGCTCCGCCTCGGTGTGGTTCGTCCGCCGATCTGGGATCGGGTCAGTGCCGAACAGAACCAGGCGTTCGAGGCGGCGCTGGACACGCTCCGACGCGCGGGCGCCAGCGTTGAGCCGCTGGCGCTTCCCGAACGTTATTGGCAGGGCTTCGAAGCCGCGGAAATCATCCTGGCGGCGGAGGCGGCTGCGATCTTCAATGAGCTGGTGACGCAGCATCCCGACCTGACCAGTCCGCAACTGAAGGAACTGGTGGCGGCCGGCAACGCGATCAGCGCGCCGCGCTACATCTGGGCCCATCAGTTGCAGGCATCGCTGCAACAGGAGCTCCCCCGCCATCTGAGCGGCCTCGACGGCATCCTGACGGCCCCCGCGCCGGGAGAGGCGCCGGAAGGATTGGCCTACACCGGAGACGCCAGCTTCTGTGCGCTGTGGACCATGCTGGGCGTGCCGGCGCTGACGATGCCGATCGCCCGGTCGGCCCGCGGCCTGCCGCTCGGCCTGCAGGTGATCGGCGGCTTTGGCGAGGACGCCAGGCTGCTGCGCACCGCGCGGGTGGTCGAAGCGCAACTGGCGAACTGACTCGATCGACGCGCGGCTGCTGCTTTGCCGCCGCGCGACGGTTAGGATCGCACCTTGACGTAGCTGCCCGGCGCGTCTTCCAGCGGCGGGTAGGCTTCGTTGCCGATGGCGCGGGCCGGGACCTGCTCGTCGTCGAACTGGCCGATCCAGCGGCGCCAGTCCGGCCACCACGAGCCTTTGTGTTCCTCGGCGCCGTTCAGCCAGTTGGCGACCGAACCGGCAAGGATGTCCGGGTTGGTCCAGTACTGGTACTTGTTGGCCGCCGGCGGATTGATCACGCCGGCGATATGGCCGGAGCCGGACAGCACGAACTTCACCGGACCACCGAAGAACTGCGAGCCGTACAGCACCGACTCCGCCGGCGCGATGTGGTCTTCGCGGGTGGCGAGGTTGTAGATCGGCACCTTGACCTTGGTGAGATCGAGCGTGGTGTTGTCCAGCACCATGGTGCCGGCCGACAGCTTGTTGTCGAGATAGCAGTTGCGTAGGTAGTACGAGTGGTTCGCCGCCGGCATCCTTGTGGCGTCGGAATTCCAGTGCAGCAGGTCGAACGCCTGCGGCGGCTGGCCCTTCAGGTAGTTATTGACGACGTAGGACCAGATCAGGTCGTTCGGCCGCAGCATGTTGAAGGCCATCGCCATCTTGGCGCCTTCGAGCACCCCGGTGATCTTCATTTCACGTTCGACCGCCGAGATCTGCTCCTCGTCGACGAACACCATCAGGTCGCCGGCGTGGGTAAAATCGACCTGCGTGGTCAGGAAGGTCGCTGAGGTCACGCGGACCCGGCGGCGTTCGGCGAGCCACGCCAGCGTCGAGGCGAGCAGGGTGCCGCCGACGCAGTAACCCAGCGTGTGCACCTTCATCTCGCCGGTGACGTGCTCGATCACGTCCATCGCGGTCAGCGGGCCGAGCTTCATGTAGTCCGCGAAATCCTTGTCGGCGAGGCTCTTGTCCGGGTTGACCCAGGAGATCACGAACACCGTGAGGCCCTGGTCGACGCACCATTTGATGAACGATTTTTCGGGTTTCAGGTCGAGAATGTAGTATTTGTTGATCCACGGCGGCACGATCAGCAGCGGGGTGCGCTGCACCGTCTCGGTGGCGGGCTCATACTGGATGAGCTGCATGATCTCGTTCTGGAAGATCACTTTGCCCGGGGTCACCGCCATGTTGACGCCGACCTCGAGCCCGGCCGGGTCGGATTGTCGGATCTTCAGGTGGCCGCGACCGGATTGGATGTCGTCGGCCAGCATCTTCATGCCGCGCACCAGATTGTCGCCGCTTGCTTCCAGCGTCTGGCGCGTCAGCTCCGGATTGGTCATCACGAAATTGGACGGCGCCAGCGCAGTGGTGAGCTGCTGGACGTAGAACGCCGCCTTGCGCTTGGTGTGGGGATCAATCTCGGCGTTCTTCACCAGTTCGTCCGCCCACTGCGTGGTCAGCAGATAGGCCTGCATCAGGAAGTCGTAGAACGCGTTGGTCTTCCATTCCGCCGCTGCGAACCGCTTGTCGCGCGGCGAGGGGGCGATCGCCGGCTCGGCCTGTTCGCCGGCGAGGCGCTTCGAAGCTGCGCCCCACAATTCGAGATACGACTTGCCGAGCTTCTGCTGTAGCTCGTTGGACCGGGTCTGATCGGACAGCCAATAATTGGCGACCGTGGAGAAGCTCCGGACCATTTCGGTCAGACCCGGTGGCGGGTGACCTTCCGGCGGCACCGCGCCGTTCTGCGACTTCATCATCGTCGCCAGGGCCTGGCTGCCAGACTCCATCGCCTGCGCCAGATTGCGGGCGAATGCATCCGGATCGAACTTCGGGGGCGCCTTGGATTCAGGGAGCATGTCGGTCATGGGGCAACACTACAGTCCGGTGCAAAAAATCCGCTGAGATTTGTCGTCGCGCCCCTGGATGATGGCATAGTTCGGTAAACGTCGCTGATTTCGATGTGCTGCACTGCGACAAATTGCGCTTGATTTGGCCACATTGGCATCCCACTGAGACGGTCGGGTCGGTTATTGTCGTCGGTCGGTGCTGGCCGGTTCGGACCCAATTGAGCTAGAGTGTAAATTCGCAAGTGCGGCGATCGTTGCGAGCCGCGACGATCGAGAAGGCGGGGCCGCGTGAAGGCGAGTTGGGGAATGCGAGGAGCTGGCACGGGGGGGCGAACAGGGGGCGGCATGCGGGGCACTTTGATTGCCGCGTTGCTGGTAGCCGGTTGCGCGCTCGGCGGATGCTCGGTTTCGCTGTCCGATATGCCGCTGCTCGGCGGCAGCGATACTCCCGCCAAACCCAAGGAAGCCGCATTTCCGGCCGTGAACGACCTGCCGGCTGATCGCGAGGAAGCGGTGCTGGCGCCGGCCGAGCGCAACAAGATCGAGCAGGAATTGATTGCGGCCCGCGAACGCCAGGCGAACGCGAATGCCAGCGCGGGCGCTCCGGCGCCGGCCGCGGGTACCGCGGCCGCCAGAACGGCGGCGTCGAGATAGCCGGACCGACGCCGCCATCGACGACTCGCCGCCGGGGCAGGTGAAGATCGCGAGCAGGCTGCATGTCAGCCTTGTCGCCAACAGCCGCAAATTCGATCGAATCAGGGAGTTGCTGCGCGTTTATCGGATTCCCCTCCGATCAAGAACGCGGTAACGATCCCACCGTTACCCGGAGTCGAGGACCATGGAAGAATTCTACCGCATCCGCCGCTTGCCGCCTTACGTGTTCGAGCAGGTCAACCGGGCCAAGGCCGCCGCGCGCAACGCCGGAGCCGACATCATCGATCTCGGGATGGGCAATCCGGATCTGCCGGCGCCGCAGCACGTCCTGGACAAGCTGAAGGACACCCTCGGCAAGCCGCGCACCGACCGCTACTCCGCCTCCCGCGGCATCACCGGTCTGCGCAAAGCCCAGGCCGCCTATTACGACCGCCGGTTCGGCGTGAAGCTGAATCCCGACACCCAGGTGGTGGCGACCCTCGGCTCCAAGGAAGGCTTCGCCAACGTCGCCCAGGCGATCACCGCTCCCGGCGACGTCGTGCTGTGCCCCAACCCGAGCTATCCGATCCACGCCTTCGGCTTCCTGATGGCGGGCGGCGTGATCCGCTCGGTGCCGGCCGAGCCGAGCCCCGACTTCTTCGCCGCGGCCGAGCGCTCGATCATCCATTCGATCCCCAAGCCGATCGCGCTGATCGCCTGCTATCCGTCTAACCCCACCGCCTATGTGGCTAGCCTCGACTTCTACAAGGATCTGGTGGCGTTCGCGAAGAAGCACGAGATCATGATCCTGTCGGATCTGGCCTATGCAGAGGTGTATTTCGACGACAACAATCCGCCGCCGTCGGTGCTGCAGGTGCCGGGCGCGATGGACGTCACCGTCGAGTTCACCTCGATGTCCAAGACGTTTTCGATGGCCGGCTGGCGCATGGGCTTCGCTGTCGGCAACGAGCGCATCATCGCCGCGCTGGCGCGGGTGAAGTCGTATCTCGATTACGGTGCGTTCACCCCGGTCCAGGTCGCCGCCACTGCGGCCCTCAACGGGCCCGACGACTGCATCAAGGAAATGCGCGAGACCTATCGTAAGCGCCGCGACACCCTGGTGGAGAGCTTCGGTCGCGCCGGCTGGGACATTCCGCCGCCGTCCGCCTCGATGTTCGCCTGGGCGCCGCTGCCGCCGGCGTTCCGCGAGATCGGCAGCATGCAGTTCGCCACCCTGATGGTGGAGAAGTGTGGTGTTGTGGTGTCGCCCGGCGTCGGCTTCGGCGAGCACGGCGAGGGCTTTGTCC belongs to Rhodopseudomonas palustris and includes:
- a CDS encoding class I SAM-dependent methyltransferase — protein: MTQAFDDDTLRFYRGNATAYAERQPRSVTLTKFLGELPAGARILELGCGAGYQAEAMLAAGFDVDATDGSPELAAEASRRLGRPVRTMLFHQLDAIDAYDAVWAHACLLHVPRDELADVLKLIWRALKPGGLFYASYKSGDSEGRDKLARYYNYPSEEWLRGRYAEAGTWASVAVETSEGKGFDQELARFLHVTVRKPE
- a CDS encoding B12-binding domain-containing radical SAM protein encodes the protein MASVQPAARPSKRFQIELIKPSHYDDDGYVIQWFRSFIPSNSLAVVYSLVEDARQRRALGDVEIDITAADEINTRTRIPQIIERFRAQDFFGLVFIVGVQSNQFPRAMDIARPLRAAGVPVAIGGFHVSGCIAMLPGIQPDLQQALDLGVTLYAGELEGRCDELLRDAAGGALKPLYNYLNDLPCLEGAPTPVLPRKFLKGTFSLQTSFDAGRGCPYQCSFCTIINVQGRKSRGRSADDIERLVRANMAQGVNWFFMTDDNFARNKDWEVILDRLAALRREFGATEQKDIKLVIQVDTLCHKIDGFIEKARAAGVVRTFLGLESINPQNLASAKKRQNKITEYRQMLLAWKKAGVITYAGYILGFPHDTPESIAEDIAIIQKELPLDILEFFCLTPLPGSEDHQRLFKQGVAMDSDLNRFDIEHVVTPHPKMSRQEWQRAYLKAWELYYSAEHIERMMRRAAATGVGVSRLASMIFLFSSMVRIEKVHPLQGGIIRLKYRLDRRPSLPVEPALVFYPKLIAEGARKLVQNVRHWFWIDGLRRKIRNDPNRLSYTDTAITPVGDHEVEELELFTHTQAAQDAVEHIRKINQLTHAKSVA
- a CDS encoding GntR family transcriptional regulator, with amino-acid sequence MRRRGQPTTVRQHVLLDLRTKILQGRYPAGTRLRQEEIARQLEVSTTPVREAFRDLLSEGLISLDARRGAVVRGLTLDDVQEIYQMRIRLEPLLAARTFDRITEDDLARAEVCYRKMCGKVSAQSWAGLNEEFHAALTGNTTSGRLGGVVYNLAHAASPYVVLSLFADPDIRDMNNRDHAELLALYRGRDRDGVVATTERHLAQTLRLIEQEAQLKSAPVPTDDDEVLSAAR
- a CDS encoding ABC transporter ATP-binding protein, producing MAEPQIQLSVRDVRKVFPGKGGAVPVLDGLSFDIYERDFVSIIGPSGCGKTTIFNVIAGLLNADSGSLIYRGEPVSSLRGRIGYMMQKDLLFPWRTVLENVLLGLRVRGVADAEALDTAREYLSTFGLSGFEKAYPKTLSGGMRQRVALIRTLIMDPDILLLDEPFSALDYQTRLYLEGVLMEAVETFHKTVILITHDVDEAVALSKRVVALSGRPTRVKNVHHIDIERAGPVEARSDHRFSEYFHMLCGELDIQTRKVKSH
- a CDS encoding ABC transporter permease, whose protein sequence is MSSATDVGSPSGGNAAIANREKISAAQRLIVAFDTHIGRTVLQTLAVVAFFLVWEFGVHMGWISEFLVGKPSGIWLRFETQMLDGSLIVDSGYTLYEAILGFVVGTIIGSILGLAMWYSVFVARMTEPFIVALNSVPKIALAPVILLWFGTGLLSKVVLVVSMTALVALIAAYQAAKDSDKDLQSLMISMGGSKHQIFYSVIIPSSLPAIIATFRINIGFALVGAVVGEFISSKRGLGHLVYNASSLYDLNSVWVGLFVLMFMGFVLYHGIDALERYLLPWKQDAGHVRIQA
- a CDS encoding ABC transporter substrate-binding protein, which produces MRSIGRLVGAATVVASLVISTAVPTAAMAKQVKISQAFQSMLYLPFYVALDKGFFKQQGLDVDKETAGSPTTALSAVLSGSASFSIHGPEWTAIANSKGADVAIICNVVNGAAVWVAATPDFKYDTLQDLKGQKVVAGLMPTTSTSLFMKLLKDNGMKPDSDVDLLQVQIGSEPGPFLGGQAKLAVLYEPGLDQVVAKGMKVVIGFPKAYGPYAFSSITARKGVDPKDAQAVVNAMELALRFMKNNPDETVAIAQKEFPTLDPKIVEAAVRRMMAENVYPSSVQTTQQAFETAMQTQIALGNLKQAPKYEDFVIQDYVKPALALK
- a CDS encoding amidase, which gives rise to MSSPLGLLAVHRAFREGTLSPAEYLATCTQRADEVEPWLKAFCHRLPADQLAGGEGPLAGIPIGIKDIIATAGIPTTNGSRVYADHVPDQDAPIVARIKQLGGIVFGKTVSTEFAWRSPGPTVNPHNPQHTPGGSSSGSAAAVAAGIVPMALGTQTVGSVVRPAAYCGIVGFKPSFGAIVRDGVHPLAQSLDHVGFLTRSVEDAAFAFGLLADGADAGAAAQAVEGDVLPAASSLRLGVVRPPIWDRVSAEQNQAFEAALDTLRRAGASVEPLALPERYWQGFEAAEIILAAEAAAIFNELVTQHPDLTSPQLKELVAAGNAISAPRYIWAHQLQASLQQELPRHLSGLDGILTAPAPGEAPEGLAYTGDASFCALWTMLGVPALTMPIARSARGLPLGLQVIGGFGEDARLLRTARVVEAQLAN
- a CDS encoding PHA/PHB synthase family protein codes for the protein MTDMLPESKAPPKFDPDAFARNLAQAMESGSQALATMMKSQNGAVPPEGHPPPGLTEMVRSFSTVANYWLSDQTRSNELQQKLGKSYLELWGAASKRLAGEQAEPAIAPSPRDKRFAAAEWKTNAFYDFLMQAYLLTTQWADELVKNAEIDPHTKRKAAFYVQQLTTALAPSNFVMTNPELTRQTLEASGDNLVRGMKMLADDIQSGRGHLKIRQSDPAGLEVGVNMAVTPGKVIFQNEIMQLIQYEPATETVQRTPLLIVPPWINKYYILDLKPEKSFIKWCVDQGLTVFVISWVNPDKSLADKDFADYMKLGPLTAMDVIEHVTGEMKVHTLGYCVGGTLLASTLAWLAERRRVRVTSATFLTTQVDFTHAGDLMVFVDEEQISAVEREMKITGVLEGAKMAMAFNMLRPNDLIWSYVVNNYLKGQPPQAFDLLHWNSDATRMPAANHSYYLRNCYLDNKLSAGTMVLDNTTLDLTKVKVPIYNLATREDHIAPAESVLYGSQFFGGPVKFVLSGSGHIAGVINPPAANKYQYWTNPDILAGSVANWLNGAEEHKGSWWPDWRRWIGQFDDEQVPARAIGNEAYPPLEDAPGSYVKVRS
- a CDS encoding LL-diaminopimelate aminotransferase, coding for MEEFYRIRRLPPYVFEQVNRAKAAARNAGADIIDLGMGNPDLPAPQHVLDKLKDTLGKPRTDRYSASRGITGLRKAQAAYYDRRFGVKLNPDTQVVATLGSKEGFANVAQAITAPGDVVLCPNPSYPIHAFGFLMAGGVIRSVPAEPSPDFFAAAERSIIHSIPKPIALIACYPSNPTAYVASLDFYKDLVAFAKKHEIMILSDLAYAEVYFDDNNPPPSVLQVPGAMDVTVEFTSMSKTFSMAGWRMGFAVGNERIIAALARVKSYLDYGAFTPVQVAATAALNGPDDCIKEMRETYRKRRDTLVESFGRAGWDIPPPSASMFAWAPLPPAFREIGSMQFATLMVEKCGVVVSPGVGFGEHGEGFVRIAMVENEQRIRQAARGVRRFLESGVETLHNVVPLAVQR